From the Lancefieldella sp. Marseille-Q7238 genome, one window contains:
- the htpG gene encoding molecular chaperone HtpG, translating into MKQFKTESKKLLDLMINSIYTNREIFLRELISNASDALDKLSFESLIKKDVNVTDALAINLAFDKDARTITVSDNGIGMTKDELDKNLGTIAHSGSEQFKEENSDHQGDNIDIIGQFGVGFYSSFMIAQKVRVMSRAYGKKCAYVWESDGVHGYTVAEATDADLPESLRADSSHGTVITLFLRPSTEAEDTDQFLSEWKLRELVRHYSNYVRYPIQMMVEKSRELPKPEDAGDDYTPQYEQYQELETINSMTPIWKKRSSEVEQSDYDEFYKATFHDWENPARTVSFHAEGALSYDALLFIPSRVPFDLYSKDYEKGLALYTSNVLIQEKCADLLPDCYNFVRGVVDSPDVTLNISRETLQQNSQLKAIARRVEKKITSELEAMRDSDRPAYEQFFENFGRGLKFGIYSSYGAKADELADLLLFWSAREKKLVTLKEYAQNRSEGQEKIYYAAGTDRERLANMPVVKNALAHGYDVLLCTQDVDEFMFQVMRSYQAELLAPAAAATAAAKDASSETSEASLCDLAFTNVSAADLNLASEKEQEEAKTAGEKHKDLLDALAKALDGKVTSVTTSASLGEAPARVATEGPVSLEMERVMEQGPEADQMPKAQRVLEVNPQHPVFQKLVEAQASKKEDKLSLYANLLYDQALLVEGLPVDDPIQFAKNVTELM; encoded by the coding sequence ATGAAGCAATTTAAGACCGAAAGCAAGAAACTGCTTGATCTTATGATCAACTCCATCTACACCAATCGTGAGATTTTCCTGCGCGAACTCATTTCCAACGCCTCAGACGCGCTCGACAAGCTTTCCTTTGAAAGCCTCATCAAAAAAGACGTTAACGTGACGGATGCTCTGGCAATCAACCTTGCTTTCGATAAAGATGCCCGAACCATCACGGTAAGCGACAACGGCATCGGCATGACAAAAGACGAACTCGACAAGAATCTCGGTACTATCGCGCACTCCGGTTCCGAGCAGTTCAAGGAAGAAAATTCCGACCATCAGGGCGACAATATCGACATCATCGGTCAATTTGGCGTCGGCTTTTACTCCAGCTTCATGATTGCTCAAAAAGTTCGCGTGATGAGCCGCGCGTATGGCAAGAAGTGCGCCTATGTCTGGGAGTCTGACGGCGTGCATGGGTATACCGTTGCAGAAGCAACAGACGCCGACCTGCCCGAATCTTTACGCGCCGACAGCTCGCACGGCACGGTCATAACGCTGTTCCTCCGCCCCTCTACCGAGGCAGAAGATACCGATCAGTTCCTCTCGGAGTGGAAGCTGCGCGAACTCGTGCGCCATTATTCAAACTACGTGCGCTATCCCATTCAGATGATGGTCGAGAAGAGCCGCGAGCTTCCCAAGCCAGAGGACGCCGGCGACGATTATACGCCGCAGTATGAGCAGTATCAGGAGCTTGAAACCATCAACTCGATGACGCCCATTTGGAAAAAGCGTTCGAGTGAGGTCGAACAAAGCGACTATGACGAGTTCTATAAGGCAACCTTCCATGACTGGGAGAATCCCGCGCGTACGGTGTCGTTCCATGCCGAAGGCGCGCTCTCCTATGACGCGCTGCTCTTCATTCCCAGTCGCGTACCGTTTGACCTTTACAGCAAGGATTACGAGAAGGGCCTGGCGCTCTACACCTCCAACGTTTTGATTCAGGAGAAGTGCGCCGATCTTTTGCCCGACTGCTACAACTTTGTCCGCGGCGTCGTCGATTCTCCCGACGTAACCCTCAATATTTCCCGTGAGACCCTGCAGCAAAACTCTCAGCTGAAGGCCATTGCCCGACGCGTTGAGAAGAAAATCACATCCGAGCTTGAAGCCATGAGGGACAGTGATCGTCCCGCCTATGAACAGTTCTTTGAGAACTTCGGCAGGGGACTCAAGTTTGGCATCTACAGCTCTTACGGTGCCAAGGCGGATGAGCTTGCCGACCTCCTGCTGTTCTGGTCCGCTCGAGAAAAGAAGCTGGTAACGCTCAAAGAATACGCCCAGAATCGGAGTGAGGGCCAAGAGAAGATTTACTACGCCGCGGGAACTGACCGCGAGCGTCTCGCCAACATGCCGGTTGTGAAAAACGCTCTTGCCCACGGCTACGACGTGCTTCTTTGTACGCAGGACGTGGATGAGTTCATGTTCCAGGTTATGCGGTCCTATCAGGCGGAGTTGCTTGCGCCTGCCGCTGCCGCTACTGCCGCTGCAAAGGACGCCTCATCCGAGACCTCCGAAGCCTCGCTATGCGACCTTGCGTTTACGAATGTGTCTGCTGCCGATCTGAACCTTGCAAGCGAGAAGGAGCAGGAAGAGGCCAAGACGGCAGGCGAGAAGCACAAGGACCTTCTCGATGCGCTGGCCAAAGCGCTTGACGGAAAAGTGACAAGTGTTACAACTTCGGCGTCTTTGGGGGAGGCTCCGGCTCGCGTTGCAACGGAAGGACCAGTCTCGCTTGAGATGGAGCGTGTTATGGAACAGGGTCCTGAAGCGGATCAGATGCCTAAGGCGCAACGCGTACTCGAGGTCAATCCGCAGCATCCGGTGTTTCAAAAGCTTGTCGAGGCGCAGGCTTCAAAGAAGGAGGACAAACTTTCGCTCTATGCAAACCTCCTCTATGACCAGGCTCTGCTTGTCGAGGGGCTTCCTGTAGATGACCCCATCCAGTTCGCCAAGAATGTTACCGAGCTGATGTAG
- a CDS encoding type II toxin-antitoxin system Phd/YefM family antitoxin: MAICVPMRELKNTSAFVKKVVESSEPIIVTKNGYKAFIALSPEQFDALQFEASREKIHQIIAVSEAELNAGEAADVRTVLSEAKKRCGYGYREREHEN, from the coding sequence GTGGCTATTTGCGTTCCTATGAGAGAATTAAAAAACACGTCCGCGTTTGTCAAAAAGGTTGTTGAGTCTTCAGAGCCCATCATCGTGACAAAGAACGGTTACAAAGCGTTTATTGCATTGTCGCCTGAACAATTTGATGCGCTTCAGTTTGAGGCATCGCGCGAGAAGATCCACCAGATTATTGCGGTTTCTGAAGCAGAGCTCAACGCAGGTGAGGCTGCAGATGTTCGCACGGTTCTTTCGGAAGCAAAGAAGCGTTGTGGATACGGCTATCGTGAGCGCGAACATGAAAACTAG
- a CDS encoding type II toxin-antitoxin system RelE/ParE family toxin: MDTAIVSANMKTSDVVLSASARREFLLIVEYLHSIRKSAADEFGFLSEFAVLMWSLQTPHHIHPRLKDSELKKRGYRKVSFSKYVLIYRSHRDRIEIVHIFLVGQEYGRFV; the protein is encoded by the coding sequence GTGGATACGGCTATCGTGAGCGCGAACATGAAAACTAGTGACGTTGTTTTATCCGCCTCCGCGCGGCGAGAGTTCTTGTTGATCGTAGAATATCTGCACTCAATTAGAAAAAGCGCTGCCGATGAGTTCGGTTTTCTTTCAGAGTTTGCGGTACTGATGTGGTCGCTGCAAACGCCGCATCACATTCATCCGCGGCTTAAGGATAGTGAGCTGAAGAAGCGTGGCTATAGGAAAGTATCTTTTTCGAAGTATGTGCTGATCTATCGATCTCATAGGGATAGGATAGAAATTGTTCATATCTTTTTAGTGGGACAAGAGTATGGACGCTTTGTGTGA
- a CDS encoding Gfo/Idh/MocA family oxidoreductase has protein sequence MYQETKDLFTAPQLRWGVIGCGVIANQMAEALAGEGRHINGVANRTHEKAVAFAERHSVLRVYDTIDELIAAPDIDALYLTTPHNTHITYLRKALAAGKHVLCEKSITLNSAELAEARELAAEHGVQLMDACTVLHMPLYKELQRRIDAGDFGPVNLIQENFGSYKEYDMKNRFFNPKLAGGALLDIGVYSLTLARLFLKSQPHEVLSMMNPAPTGTDETEGILLRNAEGQMVVLSLTMHSKQPKRAMISADKAYLEIMEYPRADRTSIVWTETGEREELRVGNTAQALGYVLADMERAVAGDERTRAQIGTSADVMELMTNLRADWDFKYPEEL, from the coding sequence GTGTACCAGGAAACGAAGGACTTGTTTACAGCTCCACAGCTGCGGTGGGGTGTTATTGGCTGCGGCGTTATCGCCAACCAGATGGCTGAGGCGCTTGCAGGGGAAGGTCGCCATATTAACGGCGTTGCGAATCGCACCCATGAAAAGGCGGTAGCGTTTGCAGAGAGGCATAGCGTACTGCGGGTTTACGACACCATTGACGAACTTATCGCCGCTCCTGACATTGACGCGCTCTATCTGACGACGCCTCATAACACGCACATTACATACCTGCGAAAAGCTCTTGCAGCGGGTAAGCATGTACTCTGCGAGAAATCTATTACGCTCAACTCCGCTGAACTTGCAGAAGCGCGCGAGCTGGCGGCTGAGCACGGCGTTCAGCTTATGGACGCCTGTACCGTTTTACACATGCCGCTCTACAAGGAGCTGCAGCGACGCATTGATGCGGGCGATTTCGGTCCGGTAAACCTCATTCAGGAGAATTTTGGCAGCTATAAGGAATACGACATGAAGAATCGCTTCTTCAATCCGAAGCTGGCGGGCGGCGCACTTCTCGATATTGGCGTATATTCTCTCACTCTTGCTCGCCTCTTCCTGAAAAGTCAGCCGCATGAGGTGCTTTCAATGATGAATCCCGCTCCCACGGGAACCGATGAAACTGAGGGCATTTTACTGCGCAACGCCGAGGGGCAGATGGTTGTTCTTTCCCTTACTATGCACTCAAAGCAGCCCAAGCGAGCCATGATTTCCGCAGATAAGGCCTATCTTGAAATTATGGAGTATCCGCGGGCTGATCGCACGTCCATTGTTTGGACAGAGACAGGTGAGCGAGAAGAGCTGCGGGTTGGCAATACGGCGCAGGCGCTGGGCTATGTGTTGGCTGATATGGAGCGCGCTGTTGCGGGAGACGAACGTACTCGCGCACAGATTGGAACCTCAGCTGATGTTATGGAGCTTATGACTAATCTTCGCGCTGACTGGGATTTCAAGTATCCCGAGGAGCTGTAA
- the mazG gene encoding nucleoside triphosphate pyrophosphohydrolase — protein sequence MGEKSVAATDVAKLASQIDAQTQQRDGAPSKHPEFDRLVRTIWRLRQSDGCPWDKAQTHDSITKNMIEEAYEAVEAVKDGSSEHLQEELGDVLEQVLLHSQIESDDSGFDIDDVCRALNEKLIRRHPHVFGPEAGNAQDADSALTVWDSVKAAERANEEDRVHTEGLLDSVPHSLPALMQAQKLSKRVAKVGFDWDSVEDIWQKAVEERAEYEAETPGSEARAEEFGDLLFVMVQLARRDGIDAEEALASANRKMRRRWSRMEELARQKGFSLEDHRELLEDLWQQAKSEE from the coding sequence ATGGGCGAGAAAAGCGTGGCCGCAACGGATGTCGCAAAACTCGCAAGTCAAATTGATGCACAGACGCAACAACGCGATGGCGCTCCGTCAAAGCACCCTGAATTTGATCGTCTCGTGCGCACAATCTGGCGCCTTCGCCAAAGCGACGGTTGTCCATGGGATAAGGCTCAGACGCACGACTCCATTACTAAAAACATGATTGAAGAGGCCTATGAGGCTGTCGAGGCTGTCAAGGACGGTTCTTCCGAGCACCTTCAGGAAGAGCTTGGGGATGTGCTTGAACAGGTGTTACTTCATTCGCAGATTGAATCAGACGACAGTGGTTTTGATATTGACGATGTGTGTCGTGCGCTCAATGAGAAGCTGATCCGCCGCCATCCGCACGTATTTGGACCCGAGGCGGGAAACGCTCAGGATGCCGATTCGGCGCTTACGGTATGGGACAGCGTGAAAGCTGCCGAGCGCGCCAATGAAGAAGACCGTGTGCACACCGAAGGACTTCTCGATAGCGTCCCGCACTCGCTGCCGGCACTCATGCAGGCTCAAAAACTCTCCAAGCGCGTGGCAAAGGTAGGGTTTGACTGGGATTCTGTCGAAGATATCTGGCAGAAAGCTGTCGAGGAACGCGCGGAATACGAAGCTGAAACGCCGGGCTCTGAAGCTCGAGCGGAAGAATTCGGTGACCTGCTCTTTGTCATGGTGCAGCTGGCCAGGCGAGACGGAATCGATGCGGAAGAGGCGCTTGCTTCGGCTAATCGAAAGATGCGTCGCCGCTGGTCGCGCATGGAGGAGCTTGCGAGGCAGAAGGGCTTCTCGCTTGAAGACCACCGCGAGCTGCTTGAGGACCTGTGGCAGCAGGCAAAGTCAGAAGAGTAA
- a CDS encoding septum formation initiator family protein produces MSLSPTDKRSSQESQVPSKRARVHPTASTIGSVSKRGTGDAARQSRSAMNSSARARGERGSDRTQNTGHTAGRSAGGTTGRTAGHGVRNRDTNRGTGHREARGGASATRPLERIKDALLAHKKLAVTIFVLVVVIVGLYGPIQGYYHAVRDAQELQVTQKQIEEENKDLNNDVQRLQTPEGIKDKAHERGYVSDDENSVSVEGVGNTTSDDKPKEKQRPEHPWYIQLLDAIFGYAPTDAQE; encoded by the coding sequence ATGAGTTTGAGCCCGACTGATAAAAGATCTTCGCAAGAATCGCAGGTGCCCTCGAAGCGCGCGCGGGTTCATCCGACCGCGTCAACTATCGGTTCCGTCTCAAAGCGCGGAACGGGCGATGCGGCCAGGCAGTCGAGAAGTGCCATGAACTCCAGCGCCAGGGCGCGCGGTGAGCGAGGAAGCGACCGTACTCAAAACACCGGGCACACCGCGGGACGCTCGGCGGGCGGCACTACAGGTCGCACTGCAGGCCACGGCGTTCGCAACCGTGATACTAACCGCGGCACCGGCCACAGGGAAGCGCGAGGCGGTGCATCGGCTACGCGCCCACTGGAACGAATCAAAGACGCCTTGCTAGCCCATAAAAAACTTGCTGTCACTATCTTTGTGCTTGTAGTTGTTATCGTGGGCCTTTATGGACCGATTCAAGGCTACTATCATGCAGTCCGGGATGCACAAGAGCTGCAGGTGACGCAGAAGCAGATAGAGGAAGAGAACAAAGATCTCAACAATGACGTGCAGCGTCTGCAAACGCCGGAAGGCATCAAAGACAAGGCTCACGAGCGCGGCTATGTTTCCGATGACGAGAATAGCGTTTCAGTTGAAGGCGTAGGCAATACGACTTCCGATGACAAACCAAAAGAAAAACAGCGACCGGAACATCCCTGGTACATTCAGTTGCTTGACGCTATTTTCGGATACGCTCCAACCGATGCGCAAGAGTAG
- a CDS encoding phosphatase translates to MIAAIDIGTVTVRLAVAEVTGGRVLRMAKHTEICNLGIGVDATGLLDQKAIERVYAVAASYVEAAKSAGAEAIVCTLTSAARDAQNAPDLGMALASLGLEPMIIPGEIEAALTFLGVAQDFNDRQILVADSGGGSTELALGNVAGGAINLSFIRSIDVGCRRMTDHFLSADGIPATQDLEAAHEFARRLFSEALASSEYQTARKPEVLVATGGTTTSLIAMNAKLEPYDPSFVHLRGISLEDVQKLEGLLAGMTVKERAELPGLQEKRAPVILGGTITLFELIRATGFNTMIASESDLLFGLVITAAAVYEGRESPVVWRPILKPLTKK, encoded by the coding sequence ATGATTGCCGCAATTGATATCGGTACGGTAACGGTGCGGCTTGCTGTGGCGGAGGTCACCGGCGGACGCGTGCTGCGCATGGCAAAACATACCGAAATTTGTAATCTTGGGATTGGCGTTGACGCAACCGGCCTGCTTGATCAAAAAGCAATCGAGCGGGTATATGCGGTTGCGGCCTCATATGTTGAGGCTGCTAAGAGCGCCGGCGCTGAGGCTATCGTATGTACGCTTACTTCCGCCGCCCGTGACGCTCAAAATGCTCCTGACCTTGGTATGGCTTTAGCGTCCTTGGGCCTTGAACCCATGATTATTCCTGGTGAGATTGAGGCGGCGCTTACGTTTTTGGGTGTGGCGCAGGACTTCAATGACCGCCAGATTCTTGTGGCCGACAGCGGCGGCGGCTCTACGGAGTTGGCGCTTGGAAATGTAGCGGGCGGCGCAATCAATCTGTCGTTTATCCGCTCTATCGACGTCGGTTGCCGACGTATGACCGATCACTTCTTGTCTGCGGATGGAATTCCCGCAACTCAAGATCTTGAAGCTGCCCATGAATTTGCTCGGCGTCTGTTCTCGGAGGCGCTTGCGAGTTCGGAGTATCAAACGGCGAGAAAACCTGAGGTACTTGTAGCAACTGGAGGTACCACTACGAGCCTTATCGCGATGAACGCCAAGTTGGAACCATACGATCCCTCATTCGTGCACCTGAGGGGCATTTCACTTGAGGATGTGCAAAAACTTGAAGGGCTTCTCGCCGGCATGACCGTGAAGGAGCGAGCAGAACTTCCGGGACTGCAGGAAAAACGCGCGCCGGTGATACTGGGCGGAACGATTACGCTTTTTGAGCTGATACGGGCGACGGGATTCAACACGATGATTGCCAGCGAAAGCGACTTGCTTTTCGGACTTGTGATTACCGCGGCGGCAGTGTATGAAGGGCGAGAGTCTCCGGTGGTGTGGCGACCGATCCTGAAACCGCTTACGAAGAAGTAA
- a CDS encoding GntR family transcriptional regulator, with the protein MCTKVADDDKAYPLFPTPEKLTNQDEPKKALITSGTTSLHSQLADQIREMIYSRELVSGEKILSEHELMDRFGISRGTVRHAIETLVNEGLLLRVHGKGTYVAEEGLSHPAGVRPLSFAESLRNQGMDFETKVLEKKVLPAPENVKNELQASPLDLICFLRRVRYVDGEPILCQESWTNLSECPGYEKADFRVEPAFSAAERCSGKKISYSKIRYTARAAGAEHGRYLQCDENSPILVLEQTIRFADKTPFEWSLTWLTSGQAVVGDAIQPRNERAHR; encoded by the coding sequence GTGTGCACAAAGGTTGCAGATGACGATAAAGCCTACCCCCTCTTTCCAACGCCAGAAAAGCTTACTAATCAAGATGAGCCGAAAAAAGCTTTAATTACTAGTGGTACGACGTCGCTCCATTCCCAGTTAGCTGATCAGATCAGAGAGATGATCTACTCGCGAGAATTAGTTTCAGGCGAAAAGATCCTCTCGGAACATGAACTTATGGATCGCTTCGGTATCAGTCGAGGAACCGTACGGCATGCGATTGAAACGCTGGTCAACGAAGGTCTTTTACTTCGCGTCCACGGAAAGGGTACGTATGTCGCTGAAGAAGGACTGTCTCATCCAGCGGGTGTTCGACCTCTTTCGTTTGCCGAATCGCTCAGGAATCAGGGGATGGACTTTGAAACAAAAGTCCTTGAAAAGAAAGTTCTACCCGCTCCGGAAAATGTAAAAAATGAGTTGCAGGCATCGCCTTTAGACCTCATTTGTTTTTTGCGCAGGGTCAGATATGTCGATGGCGAGCCTATTTTGTGTCAGGAAAGTTGGACGAATTTGTCGGAATGTCCCGGCTATGAAAAAGCAGATTTTCGAGTGGAACCAGCCTTTTCAGCCGCGGAACGATGCAGCGGAAAGAAGATTTCGTACTCAAAGATTCGCTATACGGCGCGCGCGGCGGGAGCGGAGCACGGCCGCTACTTACAGTGCGATGAGAACTCACCAATCCTGGTTCTTGAGCAAACAATCAGATTTGCCGATAAAACCCCCTTTGAGTGGAGTCTTACGTGGCTCACGTCAGGACAGGCGGTAGTAGGGGACGCAATTCAGCCCCGAAATGAGCGCGCTCACCGATAA